A genome region from bacterium includes the following:
- a CDS encoding SDR family oxidoreductase, whose product MHVKELLSLKHKIVLVTGGAGRYGRPIVEALAEADGTVVTASRQRESGEQLATALRERGLDVHALQVDLADHESISALKARLQKQFGRLDVLVNNAVARPMKRYDAPLEDWQASMAVNATGLFDVTREMTDLMIPHGGAIVNIASMMGMFGPDLSNYEGTEMGYPPPDYFFHKGGMITLTRYWARVLADKKIRVNCISPGGLADPSQPKRFVDNYSRKVPVGRLAGPDDIKGLVVFLASPASAYVNGENILMDGGMHA is encoded by the coding sequence ATGCATGTCAAAGAACTCCTGAGCTTGAAACACAAGATCGTTTTGGTGACCGGCGGCGCGGGCCGGTATGGCCGGCCGATTGTCGAAGCGTTGGCAGAGGCGGACGGAACCGTGGTCACCGCATCCCGGCAACGGGAATCAGGCGAGCAACTGGCTACCGCGCTGAGGGAAAGAGGCCTGGATGTCCATGCCCTGCAGGTGGATCTGGCGGATCATGAATCCATCTCGGCGTTGAAAGCGCGGCTGCAAAAGCAATTCGGCCGATTAGACGTTCTGGTCAACAATGCGGTGGCGCGGCCGATGAAGCGCTATGATGCCCCGCTGGAGGATTGGCAGGCTTCCATGGCGGTCAATGCCACCGGTCTGTTCGATGTCACCCGTGAGATGACGGATCTGATGATCCCGCACGGTGGGGCGATTGTCAACATCGCCTCCATGATGGGTATGTTCGGGCCGGATCTGTCGAACTACGAAGGGACCGAAATGGGATATCCGCCGCCGGATTATTTTTTTCATAAAGGCGGCATGATCACTCTAACCCGCTATTGGGCGCGGGTGCTGGCAGATAAAAAGATCCGGGTCAATTGCATCAGCCCCGGCGGACTGGCAGACCCAAGTCAGCCGAAGCGATTCGTGGATAATTACAGCCGCAAGGTTCCGGTGGGTCGTCTGGCCGGTCCTGATGACATTAAAGGCCTGGTCGTGTTTTTAGCTTCACCGGCCTCGGCATATGTCAACGGCGAGAACATCTTGATGGATGGCGGCATGCACGCCTGA
- a CDS encoding aldolase: MHVKENRMLKKMRAGETVVSVKTNLADPRVVELAGLCGFECMWLDMEHVPNDWFVIENQIRAARMVGMDTIVRVARGSYSDLIRPFEVNADAIMVPHVMSLEDARQISRQTRFNPIGRRPVDGGNSDGAYCMIDFKEYLEESNREKFVIIQIEDPEPLEELEAIAGVEGIDLLFFGPGDFSHAIGAPGQGDHPLIKQARRRIVEAARAKGKLAGTVGTLADYQELVEMGYQLINIGADVLGLVDYFRNITASLQRPPNNKK, translated from the coding sequence ATGCACGTAAAAGAAAATCGTATGCTGAAAAAAATGCGCGCAGGCGAAACGGTTGTCAGCGTCAAGACCAATCTGGCGGATCCGCGCGTGGTGGAACTGGCCGGCCTGTGCGGTTTTGAGTGCATGTGGCTGGATATGGAGCATGTGCCCAATGATTGGTTTGTCATCGAAAACCAGATTCGTGCCGCCCGCATGGTGGGCATGGACACCATCGTCCGGGTTGCACGTGGTTCTTACAGCGATCTGATCCGGCCGTTCGAGGTCAACGCCGATGCCATCATGGTGCCGCACGTGATGAGCCTGGAGGATGCCCGCCAGATCAGCCGGCAGACCCGGTTTAATCCCATCGGCCGGCGGCCGGTGGACGGCGGCAATTCGGACGGCGCCTATTGTATGATCGATTTTAAAGAGTATCTGGAGGAATCCAACAGGGAAAAGTTTGTCATCATTCAGATCGAGGATCCGGAACCGCTGGAGGAGCTGGAGGCCATCGCCGGCGTGGAGGGCATCGACCTGCTGTTCTTCGGGCCGGGCGATTTCAGCCACGCCATCGGCGCCCCGGGACAAGGCGACCATCCGCTGATCAAACAGGCGCGCCGACGCATCGTCGAGGCGGCCCGGGCCAAAGGCAAGCTGGCCGGCACCGTGGGCACTCTGGCTGATTACCAGGAGCTCGTGGAAATGGGGTATCAGCTCATCAACATCGGCGCCGATGTGCTGGGGTTGGTGGACTATTTCAGGAACATCACCGCTTCTCTTCAGCGGCCCCCAAACAACAAGAAATGA
- a CDS encoding dihydrodipicolinate synthase family protein, producing the protein MKELFGVIPAVPTPLDRSENVDVDGLRKVLDHVIEQGASAVFVLGSMGEGPALLDEQKLIVVDTTVRHVGGRVPVLAAISDVSTRRTLEMGKRIQELGPDYLVATSPYYFSFPHGDSLKEFIDRLAENLSTPLVFYNVPSRTGNRVSLETLEYIMKRPQVAAIKDSSCDLPLVIELLRRYPRGAARPCRILQGDESVYDVSLLLGADGMVTGGGTCFIPLLAALYQAALKRDFPSAFKLQQEFRKKMDDMLGPELPIDWVHAVKKTLSQRGLCSDQVTSPFLRRM; encoded by the coding sequence ATGAAGGAATTATTCGGAGTCATTCCGGCGGTACCGACGCCGCTGGATCGGTCGGAAAATGTGGACGTCGATGGATTGCGCAAGGTCTTGGACCATGTGATCGAACAGGGCGCGTCGGCGGTATTCGTCCTCGGCAGCATGGGCGAAGGGCCGGCCCTGTTGGATGAGCAAAAATTAATCGTTGTAGATACAACGGTCAGGCATGTCGGCGGCCGCGTGCCGGTGCTGGCGGCCATCTCGGATGTTTCCACCCGGCGGACGCTGGAAATGGGCAAGCGGATTCAGGAGCTGGGCCCGGATTATCTGGTGGCCACCTCGCCCTATTATTTTTCCTTCCCCCATGGCGACAGCCTTAAAGAGTTCATCGATCGTCTGGCGGAAAACCTTTCCACGCCGCTGGTGTTCTACAATGTGCCGAGCCGCACCGGCAACCGGGTGTCTTTAGAGACGTTGGAATACATCATGAAACGGCCGCAGGTTGCGGCGATCAAGGATTCGAGTTGTGATCTGCCCTTGGTGATAGAGCTGTTGCGTCGATATCCGCGCGGCGCTGCGCGCCCCTGCCGAATCCTGCAGGGCGATGAGTCGGTGTATGATGTAAGTCTGTTGCTGGGTGCTGACGGTATGGTGACCGGCGGCGGAACTTGCTTTATTCCTCTTCTGGCGGCGTTGTATCAGGCCGCCCTGAAGAGAGATTTCCCCTCAGCCTTTAAGCTGCAGCAAGAGTTTCGTAAAAAAATGGATGACATGCTGGGACCGGAACTGCCCATCGATTGGGTGCACGCGGTGAAAAAAACGCTGAGCCAAAGAGGTCTGTGCAGCGATCAAGTCACCAGCCCGTTTCTGCGAAGAATGTGA